From Mustelus asterias chromosome 5, sMusAst1.hap1.1, whole genome shotgun sequence, a single genomic window includes:
- the LOC144493426 gene encoding myelin and lymphocyte protein-like, translating to MSAPAVSNSLTPSGFNVFKSFPEVLMIGELVFGGLVWILVASTKVPKPDLQGWLMFVSVFCFIVTCMLLTLYIIGVQKRSFPWAALDAIYHIAAAVFYFSVAVMEARDTKISFVHGYVYKMNIGVSLFAFLATLLYTIHAIFSALRWKSSS from the exons ATGTCGGCTCCTGCGGTTTCAAATAGTCTCACACCATCTGggtttaatgtatttaaatcattTCCAGAGGTTCTGATGATAGGTGAATTG gtTTTTGGTGGCCTAGTTTGGATCCTTGTGGCTTCTACAAAAGTTCCAAAGCCAGATCTCCAAGGCTGGTTGATGTTTGTTTCGGTTTTCTGCTTTATTGTAACTTGCATGCTGCTCACGCTGTAcatcattggagttcagaaacgTTCATTTCCATGGGCCGCACTG GATGCCAtctaccacattgctgcagctgtGTTTTATTTCAGTGTTGCTGTCATGGAGGCGAGAGACACAAAGATTTCTTTTGTACATGGCTATGTTTACAAAATGAACATTGGTGTTTCG TTGTTTGCATTCTTGGCCACCTTACTCTACACGATACATGCGATATTCTCAGCGTTACGATGGAAATCCTCCTCATGA